The DNA sequence AATTCCCTACCGGCGGTGATGAAGCATAGCTTCTTAGTCCGTGACCCGGTTTTCGAACGAAAAGCGGTGGATCTGGTGAAACTCCAGGGCCGACAGTTACAGTCTGGATGGGAGAAGGAAAAGAGGGTAGCTTGTTTTTTAAAAAATCAAGTGAATTCCACAGGTGAAGTGTGTCTATTTGACACGAGCAGTCGTCTTTTTATAAGTGAAAACGATGCTTATTCAGTAATCCCTTATGCTTATTGCAAGGGTTTCTTTACCCTGACCTCTTTTCAAATCATATCCTAATCGTCTTGAAGGTCATTATCCTTTGAGGCGTTTTTGTTTTTGGAAGGAGATGTAGAACATGAAAGATGAAGAATACATGAAGCTAGCACTTACGATAGCGGAAAGTGCCAAAGGACAAACGAGCCCTAATCCACTTGTAGGCTGTGTCATTGTGAACGATGGGAAAATAGTCGGAATGGGGGCACATTTAAAAGCTGGTGAGGGTCATGCGGAAGTTCACGCGGTCCATATGGCTAAAGAAAAAGCTCAAGGTGCAACAGCTTATGTTACGCTTGAACCATGTAGTCACCATGGAAGGACGCCACCTTGTGCCGACCTATTAATTGCTTCTAACGTTAAGCGAGTAGTGATTGCTACTGTAGACCCAAATCCAAGTGTGGCTGGAAAAGGGATACGAAAGTTACAGGATGCGGGAATCGATGTTGAAATTGGCGTTTTGCAAGATGAAGCCAATGAATTGAATCAAGTTTTCTTTCATTTTATGAAAACAAGGAAACCGTATGTCACGCTAAAGTCTGCGACGAGCCTTGACGGGAAAACGGCTACAGTTACAGGTGAAAGTAAATGGATAACCGGAGCAAAAGCACGTGAAGATGTTCATCGATACCGGCATGAACATGACGGTATATTAGTTGGGATCGGAACGGTACTTGCAGACAACCCTTCGCTTACTACGAGGCTTGAAAATGGTGGGAAGAACCCAATTCGGGTCATAGTCGACTCACTGTTACGAATACCGATTGAGTCAAACGTAGTTCAAGATAATGAAGCTCCTACTTGGATTGTTACATCAAATCGTGCTGACGTGACCAAGAAAGAAGCATTAGAAAAAGCCGGTGTATCCGTATTTGTACTTCCAACTGAAACGATTGAAATCCCATCATTACTGACGTTATTAGGAGAACAACAAATGACATCGCTTTTTGTGGAAGGCGGTGCAGAGATAAATGGTAGTTTCATCACATCAAAAGCAGTCAATCAAGTCATCACTTACATTGCCCCTAAACTAATGGGAGGAAAGCAGGCTCCAACAGCTGTTGGGGGCGAGGGATTTACACAAATGAGTGATGTTCTCTCATTGCAAATTCAGTCTGTTGAACAAATCGGAGAAGATATAAAAATAATATCAAGGGTAAAGGGGGGAGACTAATGTTTACAGGAATTATTGAGGAAATTGGGACCATAGAACAAATTCAACAAAAAAATGAAGCGATTGTAATGACGATTAAAGCAAATTCCATCTTAGATGATGTTAAGCTTGGAGACAGTATTGCTGTCAATGGAGTTTGTCTTACTGTGACTTCGTTTACGACAAAACAGTTTACAGTCGACCTCATGCCGGAGACGGTAAGAAACACAAGCCTTCGAATGCTAACAAGAGGTTCATCGGTGAACTTAGAGCGTGCGATGGCAGCTGGTGGTCGATTTGGTGGACATTTTGTATCGGGTCATGTCGATGGGATCGGTAAAATTGTTCGTAAAGAAGCTGTCGATAATGCTGTGTATTATGAAATTGAAGTACCAAAAGAAATCCAGCCTTATTTTATCGTCAAAGGCTCTGTGTCTGTCGATGGAACAAGTCTAACCGTTTTTCAGGTGTCGGACTCATCCTTTACCGTTTCAATTATTCCTCATACGTTAACGGAAACTGTGATTGGCGGAAAAAAAGTTGGCGATATTGTTAATATTGAATGCGATATGATCGGAAAATATATTGAGCAATTTATTGAACGACGATTTAGTCAGAAATCAGCTGAAGGAAATATTACGAAAAGCTTTTTATCTGAACACGGCTTTTACTAATATGAAGAAATGGGGTGGAGAGGCATGTTTGATAAAATAGAAGAAGCGATATACGAGCTGATACAAGGAAAAGTTATTATTGTTTGTGATGATGAAGACCGTGAAAATGAAGGTGATTTTGTATCGTTAGCTGAAAAAACGACTCCTGAAGTGATTAACTTTATGGTTAAATACGGTCGCGGCCTTGTGTGTGCTCCAATAACGAAAGACCGAGCAAGAGAGTTAGACCTTGTTCCAATGGTCGACCATAATACAGACCCTCATGGAACTGCATTTACAGTTAGTGTTGACCATCAATCAACGACTACCGGAATTAGTGCGGCCGAACGTTCTACCACGATTATGGCACTCATTGATGACAATGCAAAAAAGCATCATTTCAAACGCCCAGGTCACATTTTTCCTCTCATCGCTAAGGATGGTGGAGTCTTGCGACGTGCTGGGCATACAGAAGCAGCGGTTGACCTTGCAAGATTATCAGGAGCTAAGCCAGCGGGAGTCATTTGTGAAATTATGAATGACGATGGGTCGATGGCAAGAGTGCCTGAGCTCCGAAAAATAGCAGATGAGCATGATTTGAAAATGATTACGATTAAAGATTTAATCCAATATCGTCACCGCAAAGATAAGCTAGTGCAACGTGAAGTTGAAATTAAGATGCCAACGGAGTTCGGGGAGTTTAAAGCAATCGGTTTTTCTGATATCCTTGAGGGGAAAGAAAATGTGGCTCTTGTAAAAGGAGAAATCATTCCAGGTGAACCTACGCTTGTCCGTGTCCATTCTGAATGTTTGACTGGCGATGTATTTGGTTCTCATCGCTGCGATTGTGGTCCACAGTTACATGCAGCACTTGCTCAAATTGAACAAGAAGGTCGTGGGGTCTTATTATATATGAGGCAAGAAGGCCGAGGGATTGGACTTATTAATAAAATGAGAGCCTATAAACTACAAGAAGAAGGCTATGATACCGTCGAAGCTAATGAAAAACTTGGCTTTGCTCCTGATTTGCGAGATTATGGCATCGGTGCTCAAATTTTACGTGACCTAGGCATTTCAAAAATGAAATTACTTACTAATAATCCTAGGAAGATTGCAGGATTAAGTGGCTACGGTTTAGAAATCGTAGACCGTGTCCCAATACAAATGCCACATAATAAAGACAACGAAAATTATTTACGAACCAAAAATAAAAAGCTGGGTCATATGCTTCATTTTTAATAAATAAAGACCTTTTTCAAAGCAGAGCCTTTGAAAAAGCTACATACTGAGGAGGATTTTATTATGGCAAAAACATTTGAAGGAAATTTAGTAGCATCAGATTTAAAAATTGGAATTGTTGTTGGGCGATTTAATGAATTTATTACAAGTAAATTATTAGGTGGTGCTGAAGATGCGCTTAAACGTCATGGCTCAAATGGGGCAGATGTTGATATCGCATGGGTACCTGGAGCATTTGAAATTCCGTTTGCTGCAAAAAAAATGGCAGACTCAAAAAAGTACGACGCGATTATTACGTTAGGTACAGTTATTCGTGGATCAACTCCACATTTTGATTATGTATGTAATGAAGTAGCTAAAGGAGTAGGTGGCTTATCACTTCAAACAGGAATCCCCGTTATCTTTGGCGTGTTGACTACAGATACCATTGAGCAAGCTATTGAAAGAGCAGGAACAAAAGCAGGTAATAAAGGATGGGAAGCTGCTGTTGCCGCCATTGAAATGGCTAACCTAAGTAGAGAGCTTGAAAAATAAGTAATATATCTGCCTGGTAAATAAGGGAACCCTTGTTTATCAGGTTTTTTGTGTTTGTCGTTTGCATTACCATGGTCCTCATTCAAATTACCCTCTCCGCTAAGAACCAATTAAATGGTATAATCATATTATGAAATAGAAAGATTCTGAGATTCATAAGAGGGATGAATTATGTTACTAAAGTATAAGTCCTCATTTAAGAAAATTGCGATGGGGTTAATTTCTTACATGCCAAGCGAAAAAGACGTAAAGAAACTCCAGGAGACGATTGATAAATACGAAGCAAGTGATGAGTGGGAGCTCTATTTGTGGAAGGAAGACGTTATTGTTGGTGTCATTGGAATTAGGTTAATGGCTGATGGAAATGCAGAGCTTTGTCACCTAAGTGTTAATCCATCATTTCGTGAAGAAGGCATTGGCAAAAAAATGATACATGCGGTGAAAAACAAAGTTACTGGAGAATTGTTACCTAATCAATATACAAAAGATTTCCTTATAAATGTAGAATTGAAACAATAATAAGGATAAGACAAAAGGTGAAATAACCTTTTGTCTTATCCTTATTTTTTTTTGCGAAGTTGTTTTTGGTAATCTCTTTCTTCAATAACATCACTGCGGTCACGTAACTTATGCTTATGAATCAAGAATTCATCATTATAGTTACTTGGGTTGCCCCATTGGCAACCCGAGTTCAGACAGAGGTCAGCACATGTTTGGTATAATTTTTCGTCATGGATGGGGATATTGATATCTTTATAGGGTTGTTTGGTATCGATATTGTCTTGAACCTTGGTTAGTTCTGTTAAAAATGATGGTACTTCAATTCCAAGCTGAGTGATGTCTTCGTTATATTCTTCAATCGTTTGTATCGCACTTCTTATCATTTTTGAAGCACCACTATAATTGCTGCGACGATAATGATACATCCCAACTGCTACTTGAATTAATCCGACCCAATACTTCTTCCTTGATTGAGTAGGTTGTTCTTTCCAATACTCCTCTAATACTTCATGACATTCAAAATAATCGCGTTGCCCATGAAAATAAACTAAATAATCGAGAAAAGGTTTTGGATACATTTGATTTGCTCTCCTTATATGCCGATACTAATAGTGTATCATATTTTTTTTAAGCTGATGAAGACTGGTGATTTCAGTTTAGTGAAAATATGATATAATCACCTCTAACGAGTATACATATGAACAATTGTTCATGGAGGAAATATGAATCAATATAATGTGAAGTTAGATGCGTTTGAAGGCCCTCTTGATTTACTGTTACACCTTATAAATCAGGCGGAAGTAGATATTTATGATATACCAATGGCTCATATTACAGCGCAATATATGGATTATATTCATACAATGCAGGAGCTTCAACTCGATGTAGCAAGTGAATATTTAGTCATGGCAGCCACATTGTTAGAAATTAAAAGTAAAATGCTTCTTCCTAAACATCAGGACGAGCTCTTTGAAGATGAATATTATTCCGAGGATGAAGAAGATCCGAGACAAGAATTGATGAATCGCTTGATTGAATATCGGAAATATAAAGAAGCTGCCCAAGGGTTACAGGAACGGGAGCAAGACCGTGCATTAGTTCATACGAAGCCACCGAGTCGCTTAGATGAATACATCTCAGACGAGGAACGTTCGGTTGTTACTGTAAAGGGCGTAAACTTATTTGATATGATTGAAGCCTACCAACGAATGGTAAAACGCAAGATGTTAATTGCTCCCCGTTCAACGACTGTGAAACATCAGGAGTATTCGATTGATACAAGAATGGGTGAAGTGATGGAGGCGATAACTCGTGCTGGAGGTAAGGTAGCATTTTCCGTATTATTTGAATATGCAGACCGCTCTGAACTTGTTGTTACATTTTTAGCGCTTCTTGAACTAATGAAGGGGAATTCCATTTATTGTGAACAGGATGAAAATTTTGCAGATATTATGATACATATGAAAAAGGAGGAACTTCCATTTGACTTTGAATGATTTAAAAGGAATTATTGAAGGATTATTATTTGCAGCTGGAGATGAAGGTCTAACTTGTAAGCAAATTGCAGAAGTTCTTGATAGTGAAGAAATTACAGTTCTAAATGTATTGAATGAATTGGCGCTCGAATATAAAGATAATACAAGAGGAATGCAGCTTGTTGAGGTAGCAGGGACTTTCCAACTTGCCACCAAGAAAGAGCATGCGATGTATTATAAAAGATTGGCATATTCTCCGACCCATACGGGATTATCCCAAGCCTCGCTTGAAACACTTGCTATTGTAGCTTATAAGCAACCGATCACACGTGTTGAAATCGAAGAAGTCCGTGGAGTCAAATCTGACAAGGCGATTCATACACTTGTAACGAAATTATTAATTAAAGAAGTAGGTCGTGCGGAAGGTACAGGCCGAGCAATTTTATATGGTACAACTAAAGAATTTTTGGATTATTTTGGCTTGAACTCACTTGATAATTTACCTGTTCTTCCTGAAGCTGTTGATGAAATGGCAATTGAAGAAGAAGCTGATTTATTCTTTAAAAAGTTTGAGGAGTCTTTTGATGGGGTAAATGTTAAATAAAAACAAAAAATTGTAAAGTAGTCCTCTCAAAACCGAGTAAGTTTGTTATACTATGGTTAAACGCTTACATGTAGAATGTGGAGGGAATCATATTGATCATCAAACATGCAGAAGGATATGAGCTAGAAAAAGAAAAACCGAACACATCTGAAGACTTTTTTAATCGGTCAAAGGTCGTTTATCATGAGGATGGAAAAGATAAAGAATTTTATGTTCTTTATGTACGCTATTTTGATGAAAAAATAAAAGAAATGGACCAATTTCAAAATGAACCGCTTTTTTCAATAGACGGAAAAGACGTATCTTTTAAAGATATTGTTGCTTTAGCATGTCTATTAACTAATCCGAATTTTAAAAAGAAGAAACGAATATATATCAATGAAATTGAAGAGTTTGAACAATACTTTATTAATTTAGAGTTACAGGTTGTGAAAGACCTTTTTACACAACTTTATCAAAAGGGTGAATGTAAATTAACTCACCCATTTCAACTTACTTCTTGACGTGGTAGGATGAAAAAAGGCTATACAACTCGTATGTCGAATTATTGTAATGTAAGATACAACGAAGATCTGGAGGTGTACGCTTATGGGGAATACACTAGTTGAAAATCAACTAACATTAGCACATGAAACATTATCGGATATCTGTCAAAAACTTAGTCACTTTTTAGATGAAACGACTCTTTCTGGACTCTTACATGATGGAGTAGAAAGTGAAACGGAATATTATAAATCCGTTATGTCTTCTCTACGACGTGTTCTAGTTTTTTGTGAGGAAGGAAAAGATGCGAGTGAGATTATAATGAACGGGAAAACGTTCCGAAAAGTCGCAGCTGAAAAGACATTATTTTGGATTTACCATCACTGCATTGAAGAGTTTTTTAATCCCCGCGTGGATAATTGGTACGAAGATAGTCGTTCAGCCTACACAGGTAAAAATGCCATCCATTTTTCTAAGTCTGTACCGGAGTCAATGTTAAATATGATGAAAAGTATTGAGGGACCGTTCCAAACCATTCGAGAAGAATTGGAATACTATGAAACTGACTTTAGAACAAAGATGATTCAAACAAAATAAATAAGATTACCGAATAGGGTAAGATAAAAGGGAAATAACCTTTTGTCTTACCCTCTTCTTTTTGGTAACCCCTCCTTACTAATAACCTGCTCACAAGGTTTTACATGAGGTGGCATTCTAGTACAT is a window from the Bacillus alkalicellulosilyticus genome containing:
- the ribD gene encoding bifunctional diaminohydroxyphosphoribosylaminopyrimidine deaminase/5-amino-6-(5-phosphoribosylamino)uracil reductase RibD; its protein translation is MKDEEYMKLALTIAESAKGQTSPNPLVGCVIVNDGKIVGMGAHLKAGEGHAEVHAVHMAKEKAQGATAYVTLEPCSHHGRTPPCADLLIASNVKRVVIATVDPNPSVAGKGIRKLQDAGIDVEIGVLQDEANELNQVFFHFMKTRKPYVTLKSATSLDGKTATVTGESKWITGAKAREDVHRYRHEHDGILVGIGTVLADNPSLTTRLENGGKNPIRVIVDSLLRIPIESNVVQDNEAPTWIVTSNRADVTKKEALEKAGVSVFVLPTETIEIPSLLTLLGEQQMTSLFVEGGAEINGSFITSKAVNQVITYIAPKLMGGKQAPTAVGGEGFTQMSDVLSLQIQSVEQIGEDIKIISRVKGGD
- the ribE gene encoding riboflavin synthase yields the protein MFTGIIEEIGTIEQIQQKNEAIVMTIKANSILDDVKLGDSIAVNGVCLTVTSFTTKQFTVDLMPETVRNTSLRMLTRGSSVNLERAMAAGGRFGGHFVSGHVDGIGKIVRKEAVDNAVYYEIEVPKEIQPYFIVKGSVSVDGTSLTVFQVSDSSFTVSIIPHTLTETVIGGKKVGDIVNIECDMIGKYIEQFIERRFSQKSAEGNITKSFLSEHGFY
- a CDS encoding bifunctional 3,4-dihydroxy-2-butanone-4-phosphate synthase/GTP cyclohydrolase II, with amino-acid sequence MFDKIEEAIYELIQGKVIIVCDDEDRENEGDFVSLAEKTTPEVINFMVKYGRGLVCAPITKDRARELDLVPMVDHNTDPHGTAFTVSVDHQSTTTGISAAERSTTIMALIDDNAKKHHFKRPGHIFPLIAKDGGVLRRAGHTEAAVDLARLSGAKPAGVICEIMNDDGSMARVPELRKIADEHDLKMITIKDLIQYRHRKDKLVQREVEIKMPTEFGEFKAIGFSDILEGKENVALVKGEIIPGEPTLVRVHSECLTGDVFGSHRCDCGPQLHAALAQIEQEGRGVLLYMRQEGRGIGLINKMRAYKLQEEGYDTVEANEKLGFAPDLRDYGIGAQILRDLGISKMKLLTNNPRKIAGLSGYGLEIVDRVPIQMPHNKDNENYLRTKNKKLGHMLHF
- the ribE gene encoding 6,7-dimethyl-8-ribityllumazine synthase translates to MAKTFEGNLVASDLKIGIVVGRFNEFITSKLLGGAEDALKRHGSNGADVDIAWVPGAFEIPFAAKKMADSKKYDAIITLGTVIRGSTPHFDYVCNEVAKGVGGLSLQTGIPVIFGVLTTDTIEQAIERAGTKAGNKGWEAAVAAIEMANLSRELEK
- a CDS encoding GNAT family N-acetyltransferase translates to MLLKYKSSFKKIAMGLISYMPSEKDVKKLQETIDKYEASDEWELYLWKEDVIVGVIGIRLMADGNAELCHLSVNPSFREEGIGKKMIHAVKNKVTGELLPNQYTKDFLINVELKQ
- a CDS encoding DUF309 domain-containing protein, encoding MYPKPFLDYLVYFHGQRDYFECHEVLEEYWKEQPTQSRKKYWVGLIQVAVGMYHYRRSNYSGASKMIRSAIQTIEEYNEDITQLGIEVPSFLTELTKVQDNIDTKQPYKDINIPIHDEKLYQTCADLCLNSGCQWGNPSNYNDEFLIHKHKLRDRSDVIEERDYQKQLRKKK
- a CDS encoding segregation/condensation protein A is translated as MNQYNVKLDAFEGPLDLLLHLINQAEVDIYDIPMAHITAQYMDYIHTMQELQLDVASEYLVMAATLLEIKSKMLLPKHQDELFEDEYYSEDEEDPRQELMNRLIEYRKYKEAAQGLQEREQDRALVHTKPPSRLDEYISDEERSVVTVKGVNLFDMIEAYQRMVKRKMLIAPRSTTVKHQEYSIDTRMGEVMEAITRAGGKVAFSVLFEYADRSELVVTFLALLELMKGNSIYCEQDENFADIMIHMKKEELPFDFE
- the scpB gene encoding SMC-Scp complex subunit ScpB — its product is MTLNDLKGIIEGLLFAAGDEGLTCKQIAEVLDSEEITVLNVLNELALEYKDNTRGMQLVEVAGTFQLATKKEHAMYYKRLAYSPTHTGLSQASLETLAIVAYKQPITRVEIEEVRGVKSDKAIHTLVTKLLIKEVGRAEGTGRAILYGTTKEFLDYFGLNSLDNLPVLPEAVDEMAIEEEADLFFKKFEESFDGVNVK
- a CDS encoding DUF3907 family protein, which encodes MGNTLVENQLTLAHETLSDICQKLSHFLDETTLSGLLHDGVESETEYYKSVMSSLRRVLVFCEEGKDASEIIMNGKTFRKVAAEKTLFWIYHHCIEEFFNPRVDNWYEDSRSAYTGKNAIHFSKSVPESMLNMMKSIEGPFQTIREELEYYETDFRTKMIQTK